The DNA window CTCACCCGCACGCGCTGCTTCGATGGCGGCGTTAAGTGCCAGTAGGTTAGTTTGCTCTGCAATGTTGCGGATTACATCCAAAATCGAGCCAATTTGACCGCTCATGCGCTGTAGCTCAGAGACCGCACTGACCGATTCATTGAGGCGCATCTCAAGCTGATTGATGGTTGAGATATTGCTACTCATGATGCTACGGCCAGAATCTGACGCGGTTTCGACTTTCTGTACCATCTCCAAAGAGCTTTGCGCATTCTGTGCTACCTCTTGGACTGAATGAGACATTTCAGTCATTGCCGTGGCAACGCTGGCGGTTTGGCCACGTTGCGCATTGAGCTGAGTTTGCGCCTCAGAAGAGGTCCTCTCGTTGTTGGCAGCAGTATCGGTAAGATTTTCCGCCGCGTCATTAAGTTTGACTAGGATGTTGTGCAAGCTATCGGCGAGGGTATTGATATGGCCACTTACACGGCTAAATTCGTTGTTGTAGCGGATCTCGATGCGCTGTGTCATGTCGCCATTTGCCAGCCCTTCTAGCGTTGCCAGAATGCGTGTGAGCGGTTCGCGGACACTGTGCGCGATATGATAACCCACCGCCGCGGCGAAAATGGTCACCGCAATACCGATGACGATCGCCTTGAGCAAGCCTTGGTCGTAAACTTCCCCCGCTTCTACAAGAGATTGGTTCAAATTGTCGGTGGCGGTGGTAGTAAAGGTTTCTAGCGTGGTCATGGCATTATCAACTTTGACCGCTAGGTTGGCGATGTTGTTGTACAGCGCCGTCCTTGCGCGCAGGTAACTGGCATGTTGGTCAAGCACCCCGCCTTTTTGCCCGACGTCTTGGGTAAACTGTTCTACCGATTGGTTAAACACCTCTTTCAAAGAAGGTAACTGAGTGACCAAACCCCGGTAAGCGTAGTTTAAGTGAGTGACCGCTTTCTTGTTCTTGGTCACTGCTTTTTCCACAAACTCAAGGTCTGAGCTTGCTAACGCATCCGAGGTAATCACTTCGGCGTCTTTCAACTTAATGAAATAGCTCTTAGCCATGACTTTGACGGAAATACTGGTTTGATCATCAACATACTCTTTCATGCCAACGGTCAATTCGGTATGCAATTTTTGGAAACGACGAGAAGATTTTTGCACTTCAGCTTGGGCGGTGAACATCGCTTCGTAGTTGTTCATTGCCTCATTCGCTTCGGCAAAATAGCTCTGTTCCGTTTCACGAAGCTGAGTCAGTGGCTCGGCAAGCGCAGGGTAAATACGGCTCGCTTGCTCAAGCTCGGCCAATGTTTTGCCAAATTCTTGCTGCGATTGGCCGAACTCTTGGCGCATCTGCGCCATCCGATCTTGATCTTGCGTGGTCAGAAAATCTTTGAAGGATTTATCTGCCGAAAGAAGTTGGACGCTGGTCTGATTCGACAGCGAAACCAAAGGTAGAGAGGTGCTTGATACCGTCTCAAAGTTAGAATGAATTTGATTCATGCCGTTGGTCATGATGGTCACTGTGACGATAAACAGCACAATAATCAACGCGAAACCGGCATACATCCTTTTAATGACTGAACCTTGCATAGGTGAAGCCCTCTCCCAGATAGAAATAAAAAGTGCAAAAAGACGCAAAACGTCTCAAAAAATTAACAAAATTATCATCATTGTAGGCAGTTTGATTTGAGCATTTTATGACGAGGGCGACAAAAAAAACTTTATAGATTGACGTACTGTTGATAATGTTAAGTGAACACTGTTTTTTATTGTGATGGCGCAAGCCTTGACGCATACTAACCGGGTTACACACCACTTAATGGAGTACCTATGGCCGAAGAAACCATCTTTAGCAAAATTATTCGTAAGGAAATTCCCGCTGATGTGCTTTATCAGGATGATCTCGTCACCGCGTTTCGTGATATCAATCCTCGAGCACCAAGCCACATTTTGATCATTCCGAACAAACTCATTGCAACCGTGAATGACGTTGAAGCCGATGACGAAGCCATGATGGGGCGCATGTTCACTGTTGCCAGAAAGCTCGCTAAAGAGGAGGGCATTGCCGAGGATGGTTATCGCCTAATTGTCAACTGCAATGCGCATGGCGGCCAAGAAGTCTACCATATTCATATGCATTTGGTGGGTGGGCGTCCACTTGGCCCACTGTTGCTCGGATAAATGGTGACTCGATAGGTTAAGGGGCCAGCGAAGCGCTCGCTGGCCAAATGTCGGTTAAATCTCTATTGGAGCCGAGTTTTGACACGAAAGATAAAGTTTGCCGCATTGCTCAGTGGTGTACTCGCTTTAGCCGGGTGCGCCAATATGTCTGCCGGCAATCTGTTTAGTCATTACAGTGAGCAGAATAAGTCCGTCTATCAGGCGGTGCAAAGCGGTCACTACTCACAAGCGCAGCAGATGCGATCAGATCTGGTGGCTGGTGAGATGCTTGATAACATGGAGCGTGGCCGCTTGGCCTTTTTAGCCAGTGATTATTCGGCAAGCAAAAGCGCTTTGGAAAAAAGTGATGTGGCAGTGCGGCAATGGCAGGATCAAGCAAAAGTTTCTCTGTCACAAACCGCCACCAGTGTGGGCTCATTGGCGGTGAATGACAATCTGAATAATTACACCCCAGCAGATTATGAACTGGGCTTTTTGCATCTTTATCTTGGCTTGAACTATCTACAGCAAAATAGCTTAGAAGGGGCCTTGGTCGAAATGCGCAGAGCCAACCAAGTGCAAGAAGCGGCGCGAAAAGCGCGTGAAGACGAGCTTAATGCAGCGCAGCGAGACATGCAGAAAAACGGCATGGCCACCAATTTAGGCAGCGTATTGGCAAATTATCCCGACGCGGGACAAACGCTGCAGGCGGTGCAAAATGGCTATCTGTTTTTCCTCTCAGGGCTGCTTTATGAAGCGTCA is part of the Vibrio cidicii genome and encodes:
- a CDS encoding methyl-accepting chemotaxis protein, with product MQGSVIKRMYAGFALIIVLFIVTVTIMTNGMNQIHSNFETVSSTSLPLVSLSNQTSVQLLSADKSFKDFLTTQDQDRMAQMRQEFGQSQQEFGKTLAELEQASRIYPALAEPLTQLRETEQSYFAEANEAMNNYEAMFTAQAEVQKSSRRFQKLHTELTVGMKEYVDDQTSISVKVMAKSYFIKLKDAEVITSDALASSDLEFVEKAVTKNKKAVTHLNYAYRGLVTQLPSLKEVFNQSVEQFTQDVGQKGGVLDQHASYLRARTALYNNIANLAVKVDNAMTTLETFTTTATDNLNQSLVEAGEVYDQGLLKAIVIGIAVTIFAAAVGYHIAHSVREPLTRILATLEGLANGDMTQRIEIRYNNEFSRVSGHINTLADSLHNILVKLNDAAENLTDTAANNERTSSEAQTQLNAQRGQTASVATAMTEMSHSVQEVAQNAQSSLEMVQKVETASDSGRSIMSSNISTINQLEMRLNESVSAVSELQRMSGQIGSILDVIRNIAEQTNLLALNAAIEAARAGEQGRGFAVVADEVRVLASKTTQSTTEIEAMISNLQSSSQSASQVIQSCMNDMEMSVDQASKANSSMEEIQALIIEISQMSTHISHAAAEQSETSADIARSLEDINSIADRSYHAMATIAQTSESLSNLAHQQTELVHRFKL
- the hinT gene encoding purine nucleoside phosphoramidase; amino-acid sequence: MAEETIFSKIIRKEIPADVLYQDDLVTAFRDINPRAPSHILIIPNKLIATVNDVEADDEAMMGRMFTVARKLAKEEGIAEDGYRLIVNCNAHGGQEVYHIHMHLVGGRPLGPLLLG